Proteins co-encoded in one Arachis hypogaea cultivar Tifrunner chromosome 13, arahy.Tifrunner.gnm2.J5K5, whole genome shotgun sequence genomic window:
- the LOC112792637 gene encoding selenium-binding protein 3: MATDVAVLKHGEVAEKVMNQRNGLGCCKSGPGYATPLDAMSGPKETLLYVTALYSGTGKEKPDYLATVDVDPNSPTYSEVIHRLPVPYLGDELHHSGWNSCSSCHGDPSADRRYLILPSLVSGRIYVFDTKTNPRSPSLHKVVEPEDIISKTGLAYPHTTHCLASGDIMISCLGDKDGNASGNGFLLLDSEFNVKGRWEKPGHSPLFGYDYWYQPRHKTMISTSWGAPAAFTKGFNLQDVSDGFYGRHLHVYSWPEGELRQTLDLGQSGLIPLEIRFLHDPSKDTGFVGCALSSNMVRFFKADDGSWSREVAISVEPLKVQNWILPEMPGLITDFLISLDDRFLYFVNWLHGDIRQYNIEDPKNPVLKGQVWVGGLLWKGSSIVAIAEDGNTWQSEVPEVQGNKLRGGPQMIQLSLDGKRLYVTNSLFSAWDKQFYPELLQKGSHMLQIDVDTEHGGLKINPNFFVDFGAEPDGPSLAHEMRYPGGDCTSDIWI, from the exons atgGCAACGGATGTGGCAGTGCTAAAGCATGGTGAGGTGGCAGAAAAGGTGATGAATCAACGCAACGGCCTTGGCTGCTGCAAATCAGGGCCTGGCTATGCTACTCCACTTGATGCCATGTCTGGTCCCAAAGAGACTCTTCTTTATGTCACTGCTCTCTACTCAG GAACTGGAAAGGAGAAGCCTGATTATCTGGCCACAGTGGATGTGGATCCAAACTCTCCAACTTATTCAGAAGTTATTCATAGGTTACCTGTTCCTTATTTAGGTGATGAACTTCACCACAGTGGCTGGAATTCATGCAGCTCTTGCCATGGTGATCCTTCCGCGGATCGAAGATATCTGATTTTACCTTCACTGGT ATCCGGTCGAATATACGTGTTTGATACAAAAACAAATCCAAGGTCTCCATCTTTGCACAAAGTTGTTGAGCCTGAAGATATCATAAGTAAGACTGGATTAGCATATCCACACACAACCCATTGCCTTGCTTCCGGAGACATAATGATCTCATGCCTTGGAGACAAAGATGGAAATGCTTCAGGAAATggatttcttcttcttgattcagaATTTAATGTGAAAGGAAG GTGGGAAAAACCAGGGCACAGTCCTCTATTTGGGTATGACTATTGGTACCAACCTCGCCATAAGACTATGATAAGCACATCGTGGGGCGCTCCTGCGGCGTTCACCAAAGGTTTTAACTTACAGGATGTCTCTGATGGCTTTTATGGGAGACATTTACATGTATATAGCTGGCCTGAGGGTGAATTGAGACAAACATTAGACCTTGGTCAGTCAGGGCTTATACCCTTGGAG ATAAGGTTTCTGCATGATCCTTCTAAAGACACAGGGTTTGTTGGTTGTGCATTGTCAAGTAACATGGTGCGGTTTTTCAAGGCTGATGATGGATCATGGAGTCGTGAG GTTGCAATATCAGTGGAACCATTGaaagtgcaaaactggattctTCCAGAGATGCCTGGGCTTATAACTGATTTTCTGATATCTCTTGACGACCGGTTTCTGTACTTTGTGAACTGGCTTCATGGTGATATAAGGCAGTATAACATTGAGGATCCCAAAAATCCTGTACTCAAAGGCCAAGTATGGGTAGGGGGACTACTTTGGAAAGGAAGTTCCATAGTCGCAATAGCAGAAGATGGTAACACTTGGCAATCTGAAGTTCCAGAAGTTCAG GGAAACAAGTTGAGAGGAGGACCTCAGATGATTCAGTTGAGTTTAGATGGGAAGCGGCTATATGTTACAAACTCTCTCTTTAGTGCATGGGATAAGCAGTTTTACCCTGAGCTTTTACAGAAAGGATCACACATGTTACAGATTGATGTGGATACTGAGCATGGTGGCCTGAAAATCAACCCAAACTTCTTTGTTGACTTTGGAGCTGAGCCCGATGGTCCCTCCCTAGCCCATGAGATGAGATATCCCGGTGGCGACTGCACTTCAGATATATGGATTTAA
- the LOC112792638 gene encoding protein RALF-like 32, translating to MASKSSIRIVFFCCLMLCSTAAASSWTSNSHTCNGSIAECNQDDELLMESEISRRILEQRRIISNGALTRDKPVCNGGASGEAYSKTGGCLPPPSNPYNRGCSKYYRCRSDS from the coding sequence ATGGCCTCAAAATCCAGCATTAGAATTGTGTTCTTCTGCTGCCTTATGCTGTGCAGCACAGCCGCTGCTTCATCATGGACAAGTAATTCACACACATGTAACGGATCCATAGCCGAGTGCAACCAAGACGACGAGCTGCTTATGGAATCCGAGATAAGCCGCAGGATCCTCGAGCAGAGGAGAATCATCTCCAATGGAGCACTTACGAGGGACAAGCCGGTTTGCAACGGTGGTGCCAGCGGCGAAGCTTATAGTAAAACAGGAGGGTGTCTTCCTCCACCCTCAAACCCTTACAATAGAGGTTGCTCTAAGTATTATCGTTGTAGGTCTGATTCTTAA